From Penaeus chinensis breed Huanghai No. 1 chromosome 43, ASM1920278v2, whole genome shotgun sequence, a single genomic window includes:
- the LOC125048203 gene encoding putative nuclease HARBI1: MADFVDVRHVKQYMPRLPTLDRDFKMLFRFEEQNVSVKNFPTTNREIVEAKQLWQRKYKFPTAIGVIDCTHVGILKPKLHGDEYINRKGKSTLNVQATCDAKEMFTSVDISWPGSVHDSRIWRNSQVCLQLRTKANAVLLGDDGYGIETCLMTPYRNPTSPAEHKLNFQHVTKRSRNTSQPLTSAWRISSQLPVNISADHTH; the protein is encoded by the exons ATGGCAGATTTTGTGGATGTGAGGCATGTTAAACAATACATGCCCCGTTTACCCACACTTGATCGTGATTTCAAGATGTTATTCCGTTTTGAAGAACAAAAT GTATCGGTCAAGAACTTTCCAACTACCAACAGAGAAATAGTAGAGGCAAAACAGTTATGGCAAAGGAAGTATAAGTTTCCGACAGCTATTGGTGTCATCGATTGTACTCACGTGGGGATACTGAAACCAAAGCTGCATGGAGATGAGTACATTAATCGAAAAGGCAAGTCTACTCTGAATGTTCAAGCCACTTGTGATGCCAAAGAAATGTTCACTAGTGTTGATATTAGTTGGCCTGGATCCGTGCACGACTCAAGGATATGGAGAAATTCACAAGTGTGTTTACAATTAAGAACTAAAGCTAATGCTGTGCTACTTGGTGATGACGGATATGGAATAGAGACATGTCTCATGACTCCATATCGAAATCCTACATCCCCTGCTGAG CACAAATTAAATTTCCAACATGTAACTAAGCGCTCCCGAAACACGAGTCAACCTTTAACTTCTGCTTGGAGGATATCCTCGCAA TTGCCCGTCAATATATCCGCCGATCATACTCACTAA
- the LOC125048205 gene encoding probable ATP-dependent RNA helicase ddx42 has protein sequence MKVLFIVALAAAAVGQQFQQQRQYDTAVRLATPGYFQQGGSFTSASFRNTNGQLQSDSFQNSFQTATSDSNSFRQPGLFQNIPDCFIPAESRSSIQNSNTQSGNNFFPSGSSQIGSDNRLQTNTNQINSGNRFQSSFNNQDSNNRFQFSFNNQDSNNRFQSSFDNQNSNNRFQSTLNNQDSNNRFQSTFNNQNSNNRFQSSFDNQDSNNRFQSTFNNQDSNNQFQSTFNNQDSKNQFQSTLNNQDSKNQFQSTFNNQDSSNRFSQNSQASSFLRSGSSFDSSSDSVRGVFEPLNLPSGASALLGGITSSFSCLDRPYGYYADQDNSCRVFHVCNPTLFSNGAVETYQYSFMCGEGSVFDQKELACVAESSAIPCLESSNYFYTNEQFGRPEDKSF, from the exons ATGAAGGTTTTATTTATTG TGGCGCTGGCAGCTGCCGCCGTCGGCCAGCAGTTCCAGCAGCAAAGGCAGTATGACACTGCCGTCCGCCTTGCCACTCCCGGATACTTCCAACAGGGCGGAAGCTTCACCTCAGCTTCTTTCCGCAACACCAATGGCCAACTGCAAAGCGATTCCTTCCAGAACTCCTTCCAAACTGCCACTTCAGACAGCAACAGCTTCCGTCAGCCTGGACTCTTCCAGAACA TTCCAGACTGCTTCATTCCAGCAGAGAGTAGAAGTTCAATCCAGAATTCAAACACTCAATCTGGCAACAACTTCTTCCCTTCAGGTTCCAGTCAAATTGGTTCCGACAACCGACTCCAAACTAACACTAATCAGATTAATTCTGGAAACCGATTCCAGTCCAGTTTCAACAACCAGGATTCCAATAACCGATTCCAGTTCAGCTTCAACAACCAGGATTCCAACAACCGATTCCAGTCAAGCTTCGACAACCAGAATTCCAACAACCGATTCCAGTCCACACTCAACAACCAGGATTCCAACAATCGATTCCAGTCCACCTTCAACAACCAGAATTCCAACAACAGATTCCAGTCAAGCTTCGACAACCAGGATTCCAACAACCGTTTCCAGTCCACTTTCAACAACCAGGATTCCAACAACCAATTCCAGTCCACCTTCAACAACCAGGATTCCAAAAACCAATTCCAGTCCACCCTCAACAACCAGGATTCCAAAAACCAATTCCAGTCCACCTTCAACAACCAGGATTCCAGCAACCGCTTCTCTCAGAACTCTCAGGCCAGTTCCTTCCTCCGATCCGGTTCGTCGTTCGATTCCTCCAGTGACTCGGTCAGAGGAGTCTTCGAGCCTCTGAACCTTCCCTCCGGCGCCAGTGCCTTACTGGGAGGCATCACGAGCTCCTTCAGCTGCCTCGACCGTCCCTACGGCTACTACGCTGACCAGGACAACTCGTGCCGTGTCTTCCACGTGTGCAACCCGACACTCTTCTCCAACGGCGCCGTCGAAACCTACCAGTACAG CTTCATGTGCGGCGAGGGTTCCGTGTTCGACCAGAAGGAGCTGGCTTGCGTAGCGGAGTCGTCCGCCATCCCCTGCCTGGAATCCTCCAACTATTTCTACACCAACGAGCAGTTTGGACGCCCTGAAGATAAATCGTTTTAA
- the LOC125048402 gene encoding putative uncharacterized protein DDB_G0286901 — protein MKVLIVVALAAAAVGQQFQQQRQYDTAVRLATPGYFQQGGSFTSASLRNTNGQLQGDSFQNSFQTATSDSNSFRQSGLFQNSNQLQSNAFQQNSGSSFQNSNTQSGNNFFRSGSSQIGSDNRFQTNTNQINSGNRFQSSFNNQDSNNRFQSTFNNQDSNNRFQSSFDNQDSNNRFQSTFNNQNSNNRFQSTFDNQNSKNRFQSTFNNQNSNNRFQSSFDNQDSNNRFQSTSNNRFQSTFNNQDSNNQFQSTFNNQDSKNQFQSTFNNQDSKNQFQSTFNNQDSSNRFSQNSQASSFLRSGSSFDSSSDSVSGVFEPLNLPSGASALLGGITSSFSCLDRPYGYYADQDNSCRVFHVCNPTLFSNGAVETYQYSFMCGEGSVFDQKELACVAESSAISCQESSNYFYTNEQFGRPEDKSF, from the exons ATGAAGGTTCTCATTGTTG TTGCACTGGCAGCTGCCGCCGTCGGCCAGCAGTTCCAGCAGCAAAGGCAGTATGACACTGCCGTCCGCCTTGCCACTCCCGGATACTTCCAACAGGGCGGAAGCTTCACCTCAGCTTCCCTCCGCAACACCAATGGCCAACTGCAAGGCGATTCCTTCCAGAACTCTTTCCAAACTGCCACCTCAGACAGCAACAGCTTCCGTCAGTCTGGACTCTTCCAGAACAGCAACCAGCTCCAAAGTAATGCCTTCCAGCAGAATAGTGGAAGTTCATTCCAGAACTCAAACACTCAATCTGGCAACAACTTCTTCCGATCAGGTTCCAGTCAAATTGGTTCCGATAATCGATTCCAGACTAACACTAATCAGATTAATTCTGGAAACCGATTCCAGTCCAGCTTCAACAACCAGGATTCCAACAACCGATTCCAGTCCACCTTCAACAACCAGGATTCCAACAACAGATTCCAGTCAAGCTTCGACAACCAGGATTCCAACAACAGATTCCAGTCTACCTTCAACAATCAGAATTCCAACAACAGATTCCAGTCCACCTTCGACAACCAGAATTCCAAAAATCGATTCCAGTCCACCTTCAACAACCAGAATTCCAACAACCGATTCCAGTCAAGCTTCGACAACCAGGATTCCAACAACAGATTCCAGTCTACCTCTAACAACCGTTTCCAATCCACTTTCAACAACCAGGATTCCAACAACCAATTCCAGTCCACCTTCAACAACCAGGATTCCAAAAACCAATTCCAGTCCACCTTCAACAACCAGGATTCCAAAAACCAATTCCAGTCCACCTTTAACAACCAGGATTCCAGCAACCGCTTCTCTCAGAACTCTCAGGCCAGTTCCTTCCTCCGATCCGGTTCGTCGTTCGATTCCTCCAGTGACTCCGTCAGCGGAGTCTTCGAGCCTCTGAACCTTCCCTCCGGCGCCAGTGCCTTACTGGGAGGCATCACGAGCTCTTTCAGCTGCCTCGACCGTCCCTACGGCTACTACGCTGACCAGGACAACTCATGCCGTGTCTTCCACGTGTGCAACCCGACACTCTTTTCCAACGGCGCCGTCGAAACCTACCAGTACAG CTTCATGTGCGGCGAGGGTTCCGTGTTCGACCAGAAGGAGCTGGCTTGCGTAGCGGAATCGTCCGCCATCTCCTGCCAGGAATCCTCCAACTACTTCTACACCAACGAGCAGTTTGGACGCCCTGAAGATAAATCATTTTAA
- the LOC125048204 gene encoding glycine-rich cell wall structural protein 1.8-like, translating into MRAVLIVLLAAVAAGQELPRTQYTTAVRLASPGFFSYSSGSANQFQSNSFSSAGNFNSQFQANALQNNEGLSSGSSSGSFQNNQRGSFRSSPLIGSSSPSGSFSSQTGNPFGVSGGRFSFFQTQGNNFQSGSSNQNSGGRLQFGSSISPAVKLAGSDSGNGFSQPGSFQNNQGQQRPQQVSVKLAGSSSSSFQNNQGSTGIQGSAGSAVRLGGSQRGTSSVFRAGGSQVGGSTFAAGGNQGGSSSTFGGAIGGRQQSSGSPFTAGAGSSQGSIGSAFGAGTSQRGTGSGFGVGQQGGTGSTFQAGAGGSRGGAGSGFGAGIGGQQGTGSRFGAGSNQGGAGSGFGPGAGGQQGAGSRFGTGSSQGGSGSGFGTGSSGFRAGAGDQQGAGSRSGAGGNNGGSGSGFGAGTRGQQSAGSRFGAGGSQQSAGSGFGAGTGSQQGAGSRFGAGGNQGGAGNGFGSGAGGQQGAGSRLGAGGNQGGQQGAGSRFGAGGSQGGAGTGFGSGAGGQQGAGSRFGAGGNQGGQQGAGSRFGAAGSQGGAGSGFGPGAGGQQGAGSRLGAGGNQGGQQGAGSRFGAGGSQGGAGSGFGVGTGGQQGAGSGFGAGGNQRGAGGSRGGAGNGFGAGAGGQLGGGSRFGAGGSQGGTGGSRGGAESGAGSQQGAGSRFGAGGSQGGAGGSRGGSGNGFGTGASGQQGAGSRFGAGGSLGSTGSGFGTGAGGQQGVGSTFGAGGSRGGAGSGFGAGGRQIGAGSAFGAGAGSQQGVSGRFRAGGGQVGTGNGFGVGVSQGGAGSGFGAGDAVGSFLSNLGMQDLFQALKTYSMWMDSLSP; encoded by the exons ATGAGGGCGGTCTTAATTG TGTTGCTGGCAGCGGTGGCTGCCGGCCAGGAATTACCGCGAACGCAGTACACCACGGCTGTGAGACTGGCCTCCCCGggtttcttctcctactcttctggTTCTGCTAACCAATTCCAGAGcaattccttttcttctgctggAAATTTCAACAGCCAATTCCAAGCAAACGCTCTTCAAAATAATGAAGGCCTTTCCTCTGGGAGCAGTTCTGGTTCATTCCAGAACAATCAGAGAGGAAGCTTTAGGTCAAGTCCTCTGATTGGAAGTAGCAGCCCATCTGGTTCTTTCTCAAGTCAAACCGGAAACCCGTTTGGTGTTTCTGGAGGAAGATTCAGTTTTTTCCAAACCCAAGGAAATAATTTCCAATCAGGCAGCAGCAACCAAAATTCAGGAGGGCGCCTCCAGTTTGGTTCATCTATTAGTCCTGCTGTTAAACTTGCTGGTTCTGATTCAGGAAATGGCTTCAGTCAGCCTGGATCATTCCAAAACAACCAAGGTCAACAAAGACCACAGCAGGTTTCCGTCAAACTTGCAGGATCATCAAGCAGCTCCTTCCAGAATAATCAAGGTAGCACAGGGATCCAAGGAAGTGCTGGCAGTGCAGTCAGACTCGGAGGCAGCCAGAGAGGTACTAGCAGTGTATTCAGAGCTGGAGGGAGCCAAGTAGGTGGAAGTACATTTGCAGCTGGAGGAAACCAAGGAGGTTCTAGCAGTACATTTGGAGGTGCAATTGGAGGCCGCCAACAAAGTTCTGGCAGTCCATTCACAGCAGGAGCTGGAAGTAGCCAGGGAAGTATTGGTAGTGCATTTGGAGCTGGAACCAGCCAAAGAGGAACTGGCAGCGGATTTGGAGTAGGTCAGCAGGGAGGTACTGGCAGTACTTTCCAAGCAGGAGCTGGAGGCAGCCGAGGAGGTGCTGGCAGTGGATTTGGAGCAGGAATAGGAGGCCAGCAAGGAACTGGCAGTAGATTTGGAGCTGGAAGTAACCAAGGAGGTGCTGGCAGTGGATTTGGACCAGGAGCTGGAGGCCAACAAGGAGCTGGCAGTAGATTCGGAACTGGAAGCAGCCAGGGAGGGTCTGGCAGTGGATTCGGCACAGGAAGCAGTGGATTTAGAGCAGGTGCTGGAGATCAACAAGGTGCTGGAAGTAGATCTGGAGCTGGAGGCAACAATGGAGGTTCTGGCAGTGGATTTGGAGCAGGTACAAGAGGCCAACAAAGTGCAGGCAGCAGATTTGGTGCCGGAGGCAGCCAACAAAGTGCTGGCAGTGGATTTGGAGCAGGTACTGGAAGCCAACAAGGTGCAGGCAGCAGATTCGGAGCTGGAGGCAACCAGGGAGGTGCTGGCAATGGATTTGGATCAGGAGCTGGAGGCCAACAAGGTGCAGGCAGCAGACTCGGAGCTGGAGGCAACCAGGGAGGCCAACAAGGTGCTGGCAGTAGATTCGGTGCTGGAGGCAGCCAAGGAGGTGCTGGCACTGGATTTGGATCAGGAGCTGGAGGCCAACAAGGTGCTGGCAGTAGATTCGGTGCTGGAGGCAACCAGGGAGGCCAACAAGGTGCTGGCAGTAGATTCGGTGCTGCAGGCAGCCAAGGAGGTGCTGGCAGTGGATTTGGACCAGGAGCTGGAGGCCAACAAGGTGCAGGCAGCAGACTCGGAGCTGGAGGCAACCAGGGAGGCCAACAAGGTGCAGGCAGCAGATTCGGAGCTGGAGGCAGCCAAGGAGGTGCTGGCAGTGGATTTGGAGTAGGAACTGGAGGCCAACAAGGTGCTGGCAGTGGATTCGGTGCTGGAGGAAACCAAAGAGGTGCAGGGGGCAGCAGAGGAGGTGCTGGCAATGGGTTCGGAGCAGGAGCTGGAGGCCAACTAGGTGGTGGCAGTAGATTTGGAGCAGGAGGCAGCCAAGGAGGTACTGGAGGAAGTCGAGGAGGTGCAGAATCAGGGGCTGGAAGCCAACAAGGTGCAGGCAGTAGATTCGGTGCTGGAGGTAGCCAAGGAGGTGCAGGAGGCAGTCGAGGAGGTTCTGGAAATGGGTTTGGAACAGGAGCTAGTGGCCAACAAGGTGCAGGAAGCAGATTTGGTGCTGGAGGCAGCCTGGGAAGTACTGGCAGTGGGTTCGGAACAGGAGCTGGTGGCCAACAAGGTGTTGGCAGCACATTCGGTGCTGGAGGCAGCCGAGGAGGTGCAGGCAGTGGGTTCGGCGctggaggcagacagataggagCAGGTAGTGCATTCGGAGCAGGAGCTGGAAGCCAGCAAGGTGTTAGCGGTAGATTCAGAGCTGGAGGTGGCCAAGTAGGTACTGGCAACGGATTCGGAGTTGGAGTCAGCCAAGGAGGTGCTGGTAGTGGATTTGGAGCTGGTGATGCTGTTGGTTCATTCCTGAGTAATCTTGGAATGCAGGATCTTTTTCAGGCTTTGAAGACCTACAGTATGTGGATGGATTCTTTGAGCCCCTGA